A single Aspergillus chevalieri M1 DNA, chromosome 3, nearly complete sequence DNA region contains:
- the THG1 gene encoding tRNA guanylyltransferase (BUSCO:EOG09264G0H;~COG:S;~EggNog:ENOG410PGHR;~InterPro:IPR024956,IPR038469,IPR007537,IPR025845;~PFAM:PF14413,PF04446;~go_function: GO:0000287 - magnesium ion binding [Evidence IEA];~go_function: GO:0008193 - tRNA guanylyltransferase activity [Evidence IEA];~go_process: GO:0006400 - tRNA modification [Evidence IEA]), with translation MANSRFEYVKSFEQPDVLLPNTWIVVRIDGRGFHKLSDRYGFVKPNDCRALDLMNAAAVEVMKELPDLCVAYGVSDEYSFVFHPSCQLFERRNGKLVTTIVSTFTAHYIFLWNTYFPDMPLQPPYLPSFDGRAVIYPTTGILRDYMSWRQVDCHINNLYNTTFWAMVQQGGINNTDAELELKGTVSSDKNEILFSRYGINYNNEDEMYKKGSVVYRQYQLEEPKSKPASGHEDESTPISEKQPSKSQQEKLRKLRRKAQVVIEHVDIIKDDFWERRPWILSNKPGKLPAEADV, from the exons ATGGCAAACTCAAG ATTCGAATACGTCAAATCCTTCGAGCAGCCTGATGTGCTGCTACCCAACACCTGGATTGTGGTTCGCATTGACGGCCGAGGATTTCACAA GCTCTCTGATCGCTATGGCTTCGTGAAACCCAATGACTGCCGTGCGCTGGATCTGATGAACGCCGCTGCCGTCGAGGTCATGAAAGAGCTTCCGGATCTGTGTGTGGCTTATGGCGTTAGTGATGAATACAG TTTCGTCTTTCACCCAAGCTGTCAGTTATTCGAGCGGAGGAATGG GAAACTGGTGACAACTATTGTGTCGACCTTTACAGCTCACTACATTTTTCTATGGAACACATATTTTCCCGATATGCCATTGCAGCCGCCGTATCTGCCGTCGTTTGACGGACGGGCAGTAATCTATCCCACTACGGGAATTTTGCGGGATTATATGAGTTGGAGACAGGTTGACT GCCACATTAATAACCTTTATAATACGACCTTTTGGGCCATGGTGCAACAAGGCGGGATAAACAACACAGATGCAGAGTTGGAGCTCAAG GGAACGGTATCGTCGGACAAGAATGAGATTCTCTTCTCGAGATACGGAATCAATTACAATAATGAGGATGAGATGTACAAGAAGGGGAGTGTGGTTTATCGCCAG TATCAGTTAGAGGAGCCAAAGTCAAAGCCGGCTTCAGGTCACGAAGACGAAAGCACGCCCATATCAGAGAAGCAGCCGTCAAAGTCTCAACAAGAGAAACTGCGCAAGCTACGTCGAAAGGCGCAGGTGGTGATTGAACACGTTGATATCATCAAAGACGACTTCTGGGAGAGGAGACCCTGGATTCTTTCGAATAAGCCAGGTAAACTGCCGGCAGAGGCTGATGTTTGA
- a CDS encoding Fibronectin type III domain protein (COG:S;~EggNog:ENOG410PISW;~InterPro:IPR013783,IPR036116,IPR003961;~PFAM:PF00041;~TransMembrane:1 (i55-73o);~go_function: GO:0005515 - protein binding [Evidence IEA]) yields MNKIFRPSTFTNYSNLCLSCPYPRPWRFDAGMYEPLHLTFDAYPSVVPRVRVRGAMALFLAVTILWALIWLLYRAWQVCQTSNEVLVEKLGLDIPPPPELTLEDITAHEIHIAWKQPDFHNSIHKHIIQLNGSKVGETKRAETAVEILNLVPGTIYHICVLSVSAANFQTPSAILHVRTSSSPLSRSDGNDAIGSPTIRASIPRSTTGFAAPSAPVMTREQSGGGLLQSKRPQVGRKQSPMASGVDVSQGQPEEVQKSTAQDDGDETLEQLADRLKSLQHENENVDKSMAEEEEEHIALLKNLERQRDDMRRRVKEKDEASNELRKHVYKLESVNRTAQGEKSKRERLLQQKEAERQKRKNDIIRWQEQIAKMTADAAHVKEEKSRLEEQRKRRTNEVKEKIAKEQSEMKGIDDDIQDKGGRVKKLEEERKGHQGGDNEDGKELDRIDNERARQWEIKLGNLQSRYAALVALHAQTQQNYQDAQERLKWLASQRPGSTGPFSLPALDLDLSNAATIRPRRHRSSLASNVSSPINFAGIDPSFINYNPPSTSSPTFGPSSAFFNVNNGMALSGVSDLPEALRSDLDLSFNNPQMSPRADSLLPSDLLGDEMESPELPHPAVRSRFPNLERNPQIEPFPHGPPSPGSSGSQPGSLFASPHENHNQQESDSQQVSLGIAEDAPKSASRRLSGLFGFNRPRGKTLADEPPLLGTLKPGQSQSYPRNMDDMDPIGSRRRRLSHTGNWPNPISLFPRSSTNNVTADSSSDQAPSRRAAFSNIFSSSRFGFGHGASKHGESSDLSTGYNQFSPRHDPIDPSSILGTVRRGSLSPRPSSTFSFDNQLPHPSTDNRHFGWPSADKSDHRSPLGFDWASPSTWSRGLTRRPSYGSSGHLPLGLSGEPDFLQDSSIERQSRPLQAPIGTRPSSSHRPATPKLNPTAPSFTTIFSEESGKDKGKEQDANESFDFQMDDGSPSESRVSRDSRSLSIFTDSYESLDRVPSSSSLDNSASKESFIRKLTRKGSSSKFSSWKDRSGLFSRKGDSSQGDIDEDRASEAQLGKSVDSTTSSAPSADKSTRSLNIFSRKSKKSDKATSEPSERASEAGDEETPVEATAS; encoded by the exons ATGAACAAAATTTTTCGGCCCTCGACATTTACGAATTACTCAAATCTGTGTCTCTCTTGTCCATACCCGCGTCCATGGAGATTCGACGCGGGGATGTATGAGCCGTTGCACCTCACCTTTGACGCCTACCCTAGCGTGGTTCCGCGAGTGAGGGTCCGAGGCGCCATGGCTCTCTTCCTGGCAGTGACTATCTTATGGGCTTTGATTTG GCTGTTGTACCGCGCCTGGCAGGTTTGCCAGACTTCGAATGAAGTTCTGGTGGAAAAGCTCGGCTTGGATATTCCTCCGCCGCCAGAGCTCACTCTCGAAGACATCACCGCTCATGAGATTCACATTGCTTGGAAACAACCGGATTTTCATAATTCCATCCATAAACACATTATCCAATTGAACGGTAGCAAAG TGGGCGAAACCAAACGGGCAGAGACGGCAGTCGAGATCTTGAACCtggtcccagggaccatctACCACATCTGTGTTCTTTCGGTCAGCGCAGCGAATTTTCAGACCCCGAGTGCTATCCTTCATGTGCGAACGAGTTCGTCGCCCTTGTCGCGATCTGACGGAAATGATGCGATCGGAAGTCCCACCATTCGCGCTTCGATTCCCCGGTCGACCACTGGCTTTGCAGCTCCGTCCGCTCCCGTGATGACCCGTGAACAGAGCGGAGGAGGCTTATTACAATCGAAACGACCCCAGGTTGGGCGAAAACAGTCTCCCATGGCGAGTGGAGTGGATGTTTCGCAAGGGCAACCAGAGGAAGTTCAGAAGAGCACGGCACAGGACGACGGGGATGAAACTCTCGAACAGCTCGCCGATCGATTGAAATCTTTGCAGCATGAAAATGAGAACGTGGATAAATCgatggctgaagaagaagaggagcacATTGCATTGTTGAAGAATCTTGAAAGGCAGCGCGATGATATGCGGAGGCGCgtgaaggaaaaggatgagGCAAGCAACGAGTTAAGGAAACATGTTTACAAGTTGGAAAGCGTCAATCGCACCGCGCAAGGTGAAAAGTCCAAACGGGAACGACTTTTGCAGCAAAAGGAAGCAGAGCGTCAGAAACGAAAGAACGACATTATTCGATGGCAGGAGCAGATTGCGAAGATGACGGCCGATGCTGCACAtgtgaaggaagagaaatctCGTCTGGAGGAGCAGAGAAAAAGGCGCACAAATGAAGTCAAAGAGAAGATCGCCAAGGAACAATCTGAAATGAAGGGCATTGACGATGATATTCAGGACAAAGGCGGACGCGTCAAGAAATtagaggaggagaggaagggaCACCAGGGAGGCGACAACGAGGATGGCAAGGAACTGGATCGAATTGACAACGAACGCGCGCGCCAATGGGAAATCAAGCTGGGTAACTTGCAGTCGCGTTATGCTGCTCTTGTTGCCCTCCATGCTCAGACCCAGCAGAATTACCAAGATGCACAAGAGCGTCTGAAATGGCTTGCAAGCCAGCGTCCCGGCAGTACTGGTCCGTTTTCCCTGCCAGCTCTGGATCTGGATTTGTCGAACGCAGCGACCATCCGTCCGCGTCGTCACCGCAGTTCGCTGGCAAGTAACGTTTCCTCGCCCATCAACTTCGCAGGGATCGACCCCTCCTTCATCAACTACAATCCCCCCTCCACCAGTTCGCCAACTTTCGGTCCAAGCTCAGCGTTTTTCAATGTCAATAACGGGATGGCTTTATCCGGTGTATCGGATCTGCCAGAAGCGTTGCGCAGCGACCTAGATTTGTCTTTCAATAACCCCCAGATGAGTCCCCGCGCGGATTCCCTACTCCCCTCCGACCTTCTGGGAGATGAAATGGAATCACCAGAACTTCCGCATCCCGCTGTTCGCTCACGATTTCCAAACCTTGAACGCAACCCGCAGATTGAACCTTTTCCTCATGGACCTCCGTCCCCGGGCTCTTCCGGAAGTCAGCCCGGGAGCCTTTTTGCAAGCCCACACGAGAACCATAACCAACAGGAAAGTGACTCGCAGCAGGTGTCTTTGGGGATTGCGGAGGACGCTCCGAAAAGTGCGTCACGAAGACTTTCTGGTCTTTTCGGTTTTAATCGACCTCGCGGGAAAACTCTTGCCGACGAACCGCCTTTGCTAGGCACCCTAAAGCCAGGTCAAAGTCAGTCTTATCCACGAAACATGGACGATATGGATCCTATTGGTTCTAGACGTCGCCGGCTAAGTCATACAGGCAATTGGCCAAACCCGATATCCTTGTTTCCCAGAAGCAGCACAAATAATGTGACTGCCGACAGTTCTTCAGATCAGGCACCTTCGCGGCGGGCTGCTTTCTCCAACATTTTCTCCTCTAGCAGGTTTGGCTTTGGTCATGGTGCATCCAAGCACGGAGAGAGCTCAGATCTAAGTACCGGGTATAACCAGTTCAGCCCCAGACATGATCCGATTGACCCGTCTTCGATCCTGGGTACCGTCCGGCGCGGCTCGTTGTCACCAAGACCATCATCGACTTTCTCGTTTGACAACCAGTTACCTCATCCTTCGACGGATAACCGGCATTTTGGATGGCCATCGGCAGATAAATCAGACCACCGGAGTCCACTGGGGTTTGATTGGGCTTCGCCATCCACCTGGTCTAGAGGTCTTACACGTCGGCCTTCGTATGGCTCCTCCGGCCACTTGCCTCTGGGTCTAAGTGGAGAACCGGATTTCCTCCAGGATTCTTCTATCGAGAGACAGAGCCGTCCTCTGCAGGCTCCCATCGGAACTCGTCCTTCATCATCCCATCGACCAGCAACGCCCAAGTTGAACCCTACGGCACCCTCATTTACGACCATCTTTAGCGAGGAGTCGGGCAAGGATAAAGGCAAAGAGCAAGACGCGAATGAATCATTTGACTTCCAGATGGACGATGGGTCGCCCTCTGAATCACGGGTCTCCCGGGATTCTCGATCGTTGTCTATTTTCACTGATTCTTACGAATCCCTGGATCGGGTGCCATCGAGCAGTTCTCTCGACAATAGTGCTTCAAAGGAGTCGTTCATTCGAAAGCTCACGCGCAAGGGCAGTTCCAGCAAGTTCAGCTCGTGGAAGGATCGGTCCGGTCTCTTTTCTAGGAAAGGTGATTCCTCACAGGGTGACATTGATGAAGATCGCGCCAGTGAAGCCCAACTTGGAAAGAGCGTAGACAGTACCACTTCTAGTGCTCCTTCGGCGGACAAGTCAACGCGGAGCCTCAACATCTTCAGTCGCAAGTCAAAAAAGTCTGATAAGGCCACGAGCGAGCCAAGTGAGCGAGCCAGCGAGGCCGGGGACGAAGAAACTCCTGTCGAAGCTACGgcatcttga
- a CDS encoding uncharacterized protein (COG:S;~EggNog:ENOG410PS85), translating into MDAQAYLLRHGWAGPGNPLNPSRRLGPHAGLGLSKPILVARRSGNEGVGKKTTKDPTNQWWLRGFEDALKGVGQENGAAGGDGGRKPNALTSELYRFFVRGEGLAGSIGVKREETKVEKKEKRKRGEEDDGDGVEKKASRTEKSKKRKTDESSDHKESTEERRRRKEEKKLKKEAKKKKAEKAASKEDKKVKKAKKAKKAKKESKSEDDYPTPTSTEESSDQDESVEVKASSKEKKKDKEDKKDKSKKSKSESTTSNENATHKLKKEKKEKKKSTKE; encoded by the coding sequence TTCGCCACGGCTGGGCCGGCCCCGGAAACCCCCTAAACCCCTCCCGCCGCCTAGGCCCCCACGCCGGCCTGGGCCTCAGCAAACCGATCCTCGTCGCGCGCCGATCAGGCAACGAAGGCGTGGGCAAAAAGACAACCAAGGACCCGACAAATCAGTGGTGGTTGCGCGGGTTCGAGGATGCGTTGAAGGGGGTGGGACAGGAGAATGGAGCTGCGGGTGGGGATGGGGGGAGGAAGCCGAATGCGTTGACGAGTGAGCTGTATCGGTTCTTTGTAAGGGGGGAGGGGTTGGCGGGGAGTATTGGGGTGAAGAGGGAGGAGACAAAggtggagaagaaggagaagaggaagaggggagAGGAGGACGATGGTGATGGggtggagaagaaggcatcgcggacagagaagagcaagaaacGAAAGACGGATGAGTCCTCGGATCACAAAGAGAGCACGGAGGAGCGACGAcggaggaaggaggaaaagaaattgaagaaggaagcaaagaagaagaaggccgagAAAGCAGCCTCCAAGGAAGacaagaaggtgaagaaggcgaagaaagCGAAGAAAGCGAAGAAAGAATCGAAATCCGAAGACGACTATCCCACACCCACATCAACCGAAGAATCCAGCGACCAGGACGAGTCGGTCGAAGTGAAAGCATCCtcgaaggagaagaagaaggataaAGAGGACAAGAAAGACAAGAGCAAGAAATCGAAATCCGAGTCGACGACATCCAACGAAAACGCAACACACAAGTtaaaaaaggagaaaaaggagaagaagaaatctaCCAAAGAATGA